The following coding sequences are from one Streptococcus sp. NPS 308 window:
- the rplI gene encoding 50S ribosomal protein L9 gives MKVIFLADVKGKGKKGEIKEVPTGYAQNFLIKKNLAKEATAQAVGELRGKQKSEEKAHAEMIAEAKAIKAKLEAEETVVEFVEKVGPDGRTFGSITNKKIAEELQKQFGIKIDKRNIQVQAPIRAVGLIDVPVKIYQDVTSVINLRVKEG, from the coding sequence ATGAAAGTAATCTTTTTAGCAGATGTTAAAGGAAAAGGGAAGAAAGGCGAAATTAAGGAAGTACCAACTGGCTACGCTCAAAACTTCCTGATTAAAAAGAATTTGGCCAAGGAAGCAACTGCTCAAGCAGTGGGTGAGTTGCGTGGAAAACAAAAATCAGAAGAAAAGGCTCATGCTGAAATGATTGCTGAAGCAAAAGCCATCAAGGCTAAGCTTGAGGCAGAAGAAACAGTTGTAGAGTTTGTTGAAAAGGTTGGACCAGATGGCCGTACATTTGGGTCCATCACCAACAAGAAGATTGCAGAAGAATTGCAAAAGCAATTTGGTATCAAGATTGACAAACGCAATATTCAAGTGCAAGCACCAATTCGAGCAGTAGGTTTGATTGATGTACCAGTGAAGATCTATCAAGATGTTACAAGTGTCATCAATCTTCGTGTAAAAGAAGGTTAA
- a CDS encoding DHH family phosphoesterase, translating into MKKNNLTPNSAILLGLATFGTLTMLIIFSQNNVVTISVLFLFVLLYLLLFVWQKKQYEKSEIEQIQYVNHQAEDSLNTLLEQMPVGVLKLDLSTGEVEWFNPYAELILTTEEGEIDVELIQTIIKASVGNPGSYATLGETRYAVHMDKASGVLYFFDVSGEYEATVELVTSRPVIGVISVDNYDDLEDATSDSDISHINSFVANFVSEFAEKYAMFSRRVGMDRFYLFTDYTVLEELMNDKFSVIDVFREESKQRQLPLTLSMGFSYGDGNHDEIGKVALLNLNLAEVRGGDQVVVKENDETKNPVYFGGGSAASVKRTRTRTRAMMTAISDKIRSVDQVFVVGHKNLDMDALGSAVGMQLFASNITEDSYAVYDADQMSPDIERAINFLEKEGVTKLLPLSDAMRLVTKRSLLILVDHSKTALTLSKGFYDLFTQTIVIDHHRRDQDFPENAVITYIESGASSASELVTELIQFQNSKKNRLSRMQASVLMAGMMLDTKNFTSRVTSRTFDVASYLRTRGSDSIAIQEIAATDFEEYREVNELILQGRKLGSDILIAQAKDSMSYDTVVISKAADAMLAMSGIEASFVLAKNTQGFISISARSRSKINVQRIMEELGGGGHFNLAAAQIEDMSLSEAGEKLTQLILEELKEKEKEE; encoded by the coding sequence ATGAAAAAAAATAATTTAACTCCGAATTCTGCGATTCTACTAGGGCTTGCAACTTTCGGAACCTTAACAATGCTGATTATTTTTTCACAAAATAATGTTGTAACAATCAGTGTCTTGTTTTTATTTGTACTTCTTTATCTGCTTTTATTTGTCTGGCAAAAAAAACAGTATGAAAAGAGCGAAATTGAACAAATCCAATATGTAAATCACCAAGCCGAAGATAGTTTAAACACGCTGCTCGAACAAATGCCGGTTGGTGTTCTGAAATTAGACCTATCTACTGGCGAAGTGGAATGGTTTAATCCTTATGCTGAGTTGATTTTGACTACTGAAGAAGGCGAAATTGATGTTGAATTGATTCAAACCATCATCAAAGCTTCGGTGGGGAACCCAGGTTCTTACGCTACCTTGGGGGAAACACGCTATGCCGTTCATATGGACAAGGCTTCGGGTGTCCTGTATTTCTTTGACGTTTCAGGGGAATATGAAGCAACTGTTGAATTGGTAACGAGTCGACCAGTGATTGGGGTCATCTCGGTCGATAACTACGATGATCTAGAAGATGCAACTTCGGATTCGGATATCAGTCATATCAATAGTTTTGTGGCCAACTTTGTATCGGAGTTTGCGGAGAAGTATGCCATGTTTTCTCGGCGAGTGGGGATGGATCGGTTTTATCTATTTACTGATTATACCGTGCTTGAGGAATTGATGAATGATAAGTTCTCTGTCATTGATGTTTTCCGCGAAGAGTCGAAACAGAGACAATTGCCCTTGACTTTAAGTATGGGATTTTCTTATGGTGATGGAAATCATGATGAGATAGGAAAAGTTGCTCTCCTAAACTTGAACCTAGCCGAGGTTCGTGGTGGTGACCAGGTAGTTGTCAAGGAAAATGATGAAACCAAGAACCCAGTCTATTTTGGTGGTGGTTCCGCAGCCTCTGTTAAGAGAACAAGAACACGTACTAGAGCCATGATGACAGCTATTTCAGATAAAATTCGAAGTGTAGATCAAGTCTTTGTAGTTGGTCACAAGAATCTAGATATGGATGCTTTGGGCTCAGCGGTTGGTATGCAATTGTTTGCGAGCAATATTACAGAAGACAGTTATGCAGTCTACGATGCAGATCAAATGTCGCCAGATATCGAGCGGGCTATCAACTTCTTGGAAAAAGAGGGTGTCACCAAGCTCTTGCCTCTGTCTGATGCGATGAGGCTAGTTACAAAGCGCTCTTTGTTGATTCTAGTAGATCATTCGAAGACAGCTTTGACCTTGTCCAAAGGTTTTTATGATCTATTCACGCAAACCATTGTCATTGACCATCATCGACGTGATCAGGATTTCCCTGAGAATGCAGTCATCACCTATATTGAAAGTGGGGCAAGTAGTGCCAGTGAGTTGGTCACAGAATTGATTCAGTTCCAAAATTCTAAGAAAAATCGTTTGAGTCGTATGCAGGCCAGTGTTTTGATGGCTGGTATGATGCTGGATACCAAGAATTTCACATCTCGCGTGACGAGCCGAACCTTTGATGTGGCTAGCTATCTGAGAACACGGGGAAGTGACAGTATTGCTATCCAGGAGATTGCTGCGACAGATTTTGAAGAGTACCGTGAGGTAAATGAACTCATTTTACAAGGTCGTAAGTTAGGTTCAGATATCTTGATTGCCCAAGCTAAGGACTCAATGTCTTATGACACAGTTGTTATCAGTAAAGCTGCCGATGCTATGTTGGCTATGTCTGGTATTGAAGCCAGCTTCGTTCTAGCAAAAAATACACAAGGATTTATCTCTATCTCGGCTCGAAGTCGTAGTAAAATCAATGTGCAACGCATTATGGAAGAGTTGGGTGGTGGAGGTCACTTTAATCTAGCTGCCGCGCAAATCGAGGATATGAGTTTGTCGGAAGCAGGAGAAAAATTGACTCAACTAATCTTGGAAGAACTAAAGGAAAAGGAGAAAGAAGAATGA